In a single window of the Streptomyces cinnabarinus genome:
- a CDS encoding SRPBCC family protein, whose amino-acid sequence MLRRLRHEGLDFVETAPVRLVFTRELSAPPDAVFHALAEDVPGWTRWFAAVTRAEPVEEPWPGRRIHLRGGVRFEESVLVAERPEVYAYRVDATNAPGPRALVEEWRLAPAGTGTRVRWTFAADGPAPFRMLLRAARPGLGRSFRDAVTSLDRLLAAR is encoded by the coding sequence ATGCTCCGCCGACTGCGGCACGAGGGGCTCGACTTCGTCGAGACCGCTCCGGTACGACTGGTCTTCACCCGCGAACTCTCCGCCCCGCCCGACGCCGTCTTCCACGCCCTCGCCGAGGATGTGCCCGGCTGGACCCGGTGGTTCGCCGCGGTGACGCGTGCCGAGCCGGTCGAGGAGCCCTGGCCGGGACGCCGGATCCACCTGCGCGGTGGCGTCCGCTTCGAGGAGAGCGTCCTGGTGGCGGAGCGGCCCGAGGTGTACGCCTACCGGGTGGACGCGACCAACGCACCGGGCCCGCGCGCCCTGGTCGAGGAGTGGCGCCTGGCACCGGCCGGGACGGGCACGCGCGTCCGCTGGACGTTCGCGGCGGACGGCCCGGCACCCTTCCGAATGCTGCTGAGGGCGGCGCGTCCCGGTCTCGGCCGGTCCTTCCGGGACGCGGTCACCTCGCTGGACCGGCTGCTGGCCGCGCGGTGA
- a CDS encoding VOC family protein, with protein sequence MLGESKAFSGFSVDDIGRAKEFYGTTLGLRVSETGGMLTLHLGGDTDVFVYPKDNHTPASFTILNFPVDDIDKAVTELVARGVTFERYEGFGQDDKNIARSAGQDQMQGPDIAWFKDPAGNVLSVLSGSM encoded by the coding sequence ATGCTGGGAGAGAGCAAGGCATTCAGCGGCTTCTCGGTGGACGACATCGGCAGGGCCAAGGAGTTCTACGGCACCACCCTCGGCCTGCGGGTGTCCGAGACGGGCGGGATGCTGACCCTGCACCTCGGCGGGGACACCGATGTGTTCGTGTACCCGAAGGACAACCACACGCCGGCCTCGTTCACGATCCTCAACTTCCCCGTGGACGACATCGACAAGGCCGTCACCGAGCTGGTCGCCCGTGGAGTGACGTTCGAGAGGTACGAGGGCTTCGGGCAGGACGACAAGAACATCGCCCGCAGCGCAGGACAGGACCAGATGCAGGGGCCGGACATCGCCTGGTTCAAGGATCCCGCGGGGAACGTTCTGTCCGTGCTGTCGGGATCGATGTAG
- a CDS encoding PLP-dependent cysteine synthase family protein → MSTPHLTRTGETLDVDHSDVAYRSWLKEAVRKVQADANRSADTHLLRFPLPEKWGIDLYLKDESTHPTGSLKHRLARSLFLYGLCNGWIRPGRPVIEASSGSTAVSEAYFAKLIGVPFIAVMPRATSAEKCRLIEFHGGRSHFVDDPRTMYEESARLAVETGGHYMDQFTYAERATDWRGNNNIAESIFRQLELERFPEPAWIVATAGTGGTSATIARYVHYTQHDTRICVADPENSCFFEGWTTGDPDVTCDCGSRIEGIGRPRMEPSFVPGAIDRMMKVPDAASVAAVRALEKAIGRRAGGSTGTGLWSALKIVAEMVAEGRQGSVVTLLCDPGDRYLDKYYSDAWLAEQGLDIQPYTEAIEALLKTGVWPS, encoded by the coding sequence GTGAGCACCCCCCACCTGACCCGCACCGGCGAAACCCTCGATGTCGACCACAGCGACGTCGCCTATCGGAGCTGGCTGAAAGAGGCCGTCCGTAAAGTGCAGGCCGACGCGAACCGTTCGGCCGACACGCATCTGCTGCGCTTCCCGCTGCCGGAGAAGTGGGGCATCGACCTGTACCTGAAGGACGAGTCGACCCACCCGACCGGCAGCCTCAAGCACCGCCTCGCCCGCTCGCTCTTCCTCTACGGACTGTGCAATGGCTGGATCCGGCCTGGCCGCCCGGTGATCGAGGCGTCCAGCGGTTCGACGGCGGTCTCCGAGGCGTACTTCGCGAAGCTGATCGGTGTGCCCTTCATCGCCGTCATGCCCCGCGCGACGAGCGCCGAGAAGTGCCGACTGATCGAATTCCACGGCGGGCGGTCCCACTTCGTGGACGACCCGCGCACCATGTACGAGGAGTCCGCCCGTCTCGCGGTGGAGACCGGCGGCCACTACATGGACCAGTTCACCTACGCGGAACGGGCCACGGACTGGCGCGGCAACAACAACATCGCCGAATCCATCTTCCGCCAGCTGGAGTTGGAGCGTTTTCCGGAGCCCGCGTGGATCGTCGCCACGGCCGGCACCGGCGGCACCTCCGCGACCATCGCCCGGTACGTCCACTACACGCAGCACGACACCCGGATCTGTGTCGCCGATCCCGAGAACTCCTGTTTCTTCGAGGGCTGGACTACCGGCGATCCGGACGTCACCTGCGACTGCGGTTCACGAATCGAGGGCATCGGGCGACCCCGGATGGAACCGAGTTTCGTGCCCGGCGCGATCGACCGCATGATGAAGGTGCCGGACGCGGCGAGTGTCGCGGCCGTGCGGGCGCTGGAGAAGGCCATCGGCCGCAGGGCGGGCGGCTCCACCGGCACCGGGCTGTGGAGCGCGCTGAAGATCGTCGCCGAGATGGTGGCCGAGGGCCGTCAGGGCAGTGTGGTCACCCTGCTGTGCGACCCGGGCGACCGCTACCTGGACAAGTACTACTCCGACGCCTGGCTCGCCGAGCAGGGCCTGGACATCCAGCCGTACACGGAGGCCATCGAGGCGCTGCTCAAGACGGGCGTCTGGCCCTCCTGA
- a CDS encoding ATP-binding protein — MISHPSRHCTVELQALPSRIGQVRRIVSAQLRYWHLDPLIDRAALGVTELLTNVHQHAQPDKTCTVEIELLLDRLTVSVRDHDPRLPVVEDIEDVAPLATCGRGLAMVAAVSESWGVRPDGESGKVVWFSLPTPTSTRAAARPPRRAVLDKPTPRFTDIGPRVDLRRPEHAPARSAVVG, encoded by the coding sequence GTGATCAGTCACCCAAGCAGGCACTGCACGGTGGAGCTCCAAGCCCTGCCGTCGCGGATCGGCCAGGTCCGCAGAATCGTATCTGCGCAGTTGCGCTACTGGCATCTTGACCCCTTGATAGACCGGGCGGCGCTCGGTGTGACAGAGCTGTTGACCAACGTCCACCAGCACGCACAGCCCGACAAGACGTGCACCGTGGAGATCGAGCTGCTGCTTGACCGGCTCACCGTCTCCGTGCGCGACCACGACCCGCGTCTGCCGGTCGTGGAGGACATCGAGGACGTCGCCCCCCTCGCCACGTGTGGCCGGGGCCTCGCGATGGTCGCCGCGGTCAGCGAGAGCTGGGGCGTACGGCCGGACGGAGAGTCGGGGAAGGTCGTGTGGTTCTCCCTGCCCACGCCGACGTCCACCCGAGCGGCGGCGCGTCCGCCACGGCGGGCGGTGCTGGACAAGCCCACCCCTCGGTTCACGGACATCGGGCCGCGGGTCGACCTGCGCCGGCCCGAGCATGCTCCCGCCCGGTCGGCCGTTGTCGGCTGA
- a CDS encoding right-handed parallel beta-helix repeat-containing protein produces the protein MAQGTVQVTHTGASRWRRRTGEYASLAAALQAAADGDVLTIAPGTYRENLVVQRPVTLRGPEGSPGSVRIAPLDGVPLTVRASAVVQDLHVEGQDAAAPAVLVEEGAPELVDLRVVTRSAAGIEVRGGARPAVRRCTVDNPAGIGIAVVDGGGGVFEECEVVSAGQSGVAVRGGAHPRLERCRVHHTSGSGLSATGENSALEAVGCEIYEVRGSGVQISGRATAHLTDCDVHRTTADGVTLDTDAVLTLADCRIHDIPENAVDLRSRSVLTLTRTSVRQFGRNGLSVWDPGTRVDANQCEIFDSTGDYPAVWVSDGATAVLDSCRVHDVPDALFVLDRGSRADVVDSDLTQVRNTAVSVSDGATAQLDDCRIRDAATGAWFRDHGSGGTLANCTLDGVQTGVIVTKGADPTIERCTVDSPAEAGFYVSAGGRGSFLNCRVTGSAGYGFHVIDGCRTTLRKCRTERCARGGYEFADSGPDAGAGTGPVVEDCTSDESAGVRPPTAPRETAVQTASQSPGLLGAIPGQRTTEQEPLITPEAPEQPARTSKAVLGELDALVGLDSVKREVRALTDMIEVGRRRQQAGLKAASVKRHLVFTGSPGTGKTTVARLYGEILASLGVLEKGHLVEVSRVDLVGEHIGSTAIRTQEAFDKARGGVLFIDEAYALSPEDSGRDFGKEAIDTLVKLMEDHRDAVVVIVAGYTAEMERFLSVNPGVASRFSRTITFCDYNAEELLRIVEQQAEEHEYRLAPGAAEALLTYFTAMPKGPAFGNGRTARQTFEAMVERHASRVAQLEEPSTDDLTLLYAEDLPESP, from the coding sequence ATGGCACAGGGCACGGTCCAGGTGACACACACCGGCGCTTCGCGGTGGCGGCGCCGCACGGGTGAGTACGCGTCGCTCGCCGCAGCGCTTCAGGCCGCCGCCGACGGTGACGTCCTCACCATCGCGCCCGGCACCTACCGGGAGAACCTCGTCGTCCAGCGGCCGGTGACCCTGCGCGGCCCCGAGGGCTCCCCCGGCTCGGTGCGGATCGCTCCCCTGGACGGTGTGCCGCTGACCGTGCGGGCCTCGGCGGTCGTCCAGGACCTGCATGTGGAGGGCCAGGACGCGGCCGCGCCCGCCGTCCTCGTCGAGGAGGGCGCGCCCGAGCTGGTGGACCTGCGGGTCGTCACCCGCTCCGCGGCCGGGATCGAGGTGCGCGGCGGAGCCCGGCCGGCCGTGCGGCGCTGCACCGTCGACAACCCCGCGGGCATCGGCATCGCCGTGGTGGACGGCGGGGGCGGGGTGTTCGAGGAGTGCGAGGTCGTCTCGGCCGGGCAGTCCGGGGTCGCGGTGCGCGGCGGGGCCCACCCCCGTCTCGAACGCTGCCGGGTGCACCACACCTCCGGCTCGGGACTCTCCGCGACCGGGGAGAACTCCGCGCTGGAAGCGGTCGGTTGCGAGATCTACGAGGTCCGGGGCAGCGGGGTGCAGATCTCCGGCCGCGCCACCGCCCACCTCACCGACTGCGATGTGCACCGCACCACCGCGGACGGCGTCACGCTCGACACGGACGCGGTCCTCACCCTCGCCGACTGCCGTATCCACGACATCCCGGAGAACGCGGTCGACCTGCGCTCCCGCTCCGTGCTGACGCTGACCCGTACCAGCGTGCGGCAGTTCGGGCGCAACGGACTGTCGGTGTGGGACCCGGGCACCCGCGTGGACGCCAACCAGTGCGAGATCTTCGACTCGACCGGCGACTACCCGGCCGTCTGGGTCAGCGACGGCGCCACCGCCGTACTCGACTCCTGCCGGGTGCACGACGTGCCGGACGCCCTGTTCGTCCTGGACCGGGGCTCCCGCGCGGATGTCGTCGACAGCGATCTCACCCAGGTCCGCAACACGGCCGTGTCGGTCAGCGACGGCGCCACCGCCCAACTCGACGACTGCCGTATCCGGGACGCGGCGACCGGCGCCTGGTTCCGCGACCACGGCAGCGGCGGCACCCTCGCCAACTGCACGCTGGACGGCGTGCAGACCGGAGTGATCGTCACCAAGGGCGCCGACCCCACCATCGAGCGGTGCACCGTCGACTCCCCCGCGGAAGCGGGCTTCTACGTGTCGGCGGGCGGCCGCGGCTCCTTCCTGAACTGCCGGGTCACCGGCAGCGCCGGATACGGCTTCCATGTGATCGACGGCTGCCGTACGACGCTGCGGAAGTGCCGGACGGAGCGGTGCGCGCGCGGGGGTTACGAGTTCGCCGACAGCGGCCCCGACGCGGGCGCCGGCACCGGTCCCGTCGTCGAGGACTGCACCAGCGACGAGAGCGCGGGGGTGCGCCCGCCCACCGCTCCCCGGGAGACGGCCGTGCAGACGGCGAGTCAGTCGCCGGGCCTGCTGGGCGCGATCCCCGGTCAGCGCACCACCGAACAGGAGCCGCTGATCACGCCCGAGGCGCCGGAGCAGCCGGCCCGCACCTCCAAGGCCGTCCTCGGTGAACTGGACGCGCTGGTGGGCCTGGACAGCGTCAAGCGCGAGGTACGGGCGCTGACCGACATGATCGAGGTCGGCCGGCGCCGCCAGCAGGCCGGTCTGAAGGCCGCCTCCGTCAAGCGGCACCTGGTCTTCACCGGCTCCCCCGGCACCGGAAAGACGACGGTCGCCCGGCTCTACGGCGAGATCCTCGCCTCGCTCGGGGTCCTGGAGAAGGGCCATCTCGTCGAGGTGTCCCGGGTCGACCTGGTCGGCGAGCACATCGGCTCCACCGCGATCCGCACCCAGGAGGCCTTCGACAAGGCGCGCGGCGGTGTGCTGTTCATCGACGAGGCCTATGCGCTCTCACCGGAGGACTCCGGCCGGGACTTCGGCAAGGAGGCCATCGACACCCTGGTCAAGCTGATGGAGGACCACCGCGACGCGGTGGTGGTGATCGTCGCGGGCTACACGGCGGAGATGGAGCGGTTCCTCTCCGTCAACCCCGGTGTGGCGTCCCGCTTCTCGCGAACCATCACCTTCTGCGACTACAACGCCGAGGAACTGCTGCGGATCGTCGAGCAGCAGGCCGAGGAGCACGAGTACCGGCTGGCGCCGGGCGCCGCCGAGGCGCTGCTCACCTACTTCACGGCGATGCCCAAGGGACCCGCGTTCGGCAACGGCCGCACCGCGCGGCAGACCTTCGAGGCGATGGTGGAGCGGCATGCGAGCCGGGTCGCCCAGCTGGAGGAGCCCAGCACGGACGATCTGACGCTGCTCTACGCGGAGGATCTGCCCGAGTCGCCGTGA
- a CDS encoding DeoR/GlpR family DNA-binding transcription regulator: MSENQNLLAEQRRALILDEVRRRGGVRVNELTRKLGVSDMTVRRDLDALARQGVLEKVHGGAVPVVEASTHEPGFEAKSGLELTAKEDIARSAAQLVAPGAAIALSGGTTTYALAHQLVDVPDLTVVTNSVRVADVFHVAQRTSGPRQGAATVVLTGGVRTPSDSLVGPVADQAIAALHFDVLFLGVHGISLEAGLSTPNLAEAETNRRLVQSARRVVVVADHTKWGVVGLSSFAALHQVDTLVTDRGLPAEARAQVSEQLRRLVVAGEPEDDAADS; the protein is encoded by the coding sequence GTGAGTGAGAATCAGAACCTCCTCGCGGAGCAGCGCCGCGCCCTGATCCTGGACGAGGTCCGGCGGCGTGGCGGGGTTCGGGTCAATGAGCTCACCCGCAAGCTCGGCGTGTCGGACATGACCGTGCGCCGTGATCTCGACGCGCTGGCCCGGCAGGGCGTGCTGGAGAAGGTGCACGGCGGCGCCGTCCCGGTGGTCGAGGCGAGCACCCATGAGCCGGGCTTCGAGGCCAAGTCGGGCCTGGAGCTGACGGCCAAGGAGGACATCGCGCGGTCCGCGGCGCAGTTGGTGGCGCCGGGCGCGGCCATCGCGCTGTCGGGCGGTACGACAACGTACGCGCTGGCGCATCAGCTGGTGGACGTGCCCGACCTGACCGTCGTCACCAACTCGGTGCGGGTGGCCGATGTCTTCCATGTCGCGCAGCGCACCTCGGGCCCCCGGCAGGGCGCGGCCACGGTCGTACTGACCGGCGGGGTGCGCACCCCCTCCGACTCGCTCGTCGGCCCGGTCGCCGACCAGGCCATCGCGGCACTCCACTTCGACGTGCTCTTCCTCGGCGTGCACGGGATATCGCTGGAGGCCGGTCTGTCCACGCCGAACCTCGCCGAGGCGGAGACCAACCGCCGGCTGGTGCAGTCGGCGCGCCGGGTCGTGGTGGTCGCCGACCACACCAAGTGGGGTGTGGTGGGGCTGAGTTCGTTCGCGGCGCTGCACCAGGTGGACACGCTGGTGACGGACCGCGGGCTCCCGGCCGAGGCCCGTGCGCAGGTGTCGGAGCAGCTGCGGCGGCTGGTCGTGGCGGGTGAGCCCGAGGACGACGCCGCAGACAGCTGA